CGGATGAGGGCGCGGTGCCGCTGACCGGCGCCAGTGGCCCGGCAGCGACCGAGGCGGAGATCGGCAAGGCGCTCGCGCGGCTGGCGCAGGAGCTCGGCTGGCGGTGCACGGTGGTGGTGGCCCTCGACGCGTGGCCCGGCTGGTACGACCTGGCCCAGGCGCTCCAGCTCCCGGTGGCGGCGGAGCTCCCCGGGGACCTGGCCGCCATCCCGCTGGTGGTCGCGCGCCGACCGGAGGCCATCCCGCAGTGGGCCCGGGTGGTCGAGCAGGTGGAAGTGGCGGGGCGCGGGGCGACCTTCGCGCTGCGGCAGCCCGCCGAGGTGGTGGCGGCGGACCTCTGCGGCTACCTCGGCGAGGTGCCCGACGCCGCGGTGGACGGCCCCTTTGCCGTGGAGGCCGGCCGCCATCCCGAGGGACGCCTCGCCGGCCGGACCCTCCAGTAGCTCAGCCCCGGAAGATCCGGTTCACCCACTGGACCGAGTTGCGGTAGAGGCCCGGCAGTCGGCCCACCGACACATCGGCCTGCTCGGCGAGTTCCTTGAGCTCGCCCCACTGGCCCCGCTCGTAGGCCAGCGCCAGGGCCCAGACGGCGGAGAGACTGGTCCGGCGCCCGCAGAGGGTGTGGCGGATCTCGTTGGAGACCGGCATGTGCGCCAGCGCCTCCTCCATCGGCTGGCCCAGCAGGCTGTCGAGGGTGGAGAGCAGGCCGGTCAGGAAGAGGTCCATGTCGCGGGAGCCGAGACCGGCCTCACGCCCCACCTGCTCCAGGAACTGGGCGCGCACCAGCGACGTCACCACCAGCTCCGACGGCTTGTCGCTGCCCAGCACGGTGAGCGCGATGAGTGAGCACCACTTCCGGGCGGCCCGCTCGCCGAGCACCCGGAGGGCGTGCTTGATGGACGTCACCTCGTGGCGCCAGCCGAAGCCCGCGGAGTTGAGGTAGCGCAGCAGCTTCACCGCCAGCGCCACCTCCTGCTTGATCACCCGCTCCAGCCGGTCGAAGTCGAGCTCGGGCCGGTGCAGCTCGGTCATGAACTGGACACAGTTCCGCTTGAAGGCCGGCACGTCGGGCGTCCGCAGCAGCTCCGGCTCGCAGAAGAAGTAGCCCTGGTACAGGGTGAACCCCTCCTCCACCGCGGCGGCGAACGCCTCCCGGGTCTCCACCCCTTCCGCCACCAGCTGGACCTTCCGCGGCGCGAACTCGCGGACCAGCGCCCGCCGCTCGGCCTCCGTGGTGGCCTGCCAGTCCACCTTGATGATGTCGGCGAGGTCGGCCATGGGGGCCAGCGCCGGCCGCCGGACGAAGTCGTCCAGTGCCAGGCGGTAGCCGGCGCTCTTGAGCGCGCGACAGGCCTCCAGCACCTCCGCCGACGGCTCCACGGTCTCCACCAGCTCGAGCACGGTGCGCTCCCGCGGCAGCACCAGGTAGAGCTCCTGCATCAGCACGTCGTGCGCCACCTTGACGAAGCCGAGCTTGTCCCCGAGCAGCGCGTCCAGCCCGAAGCCGAGCAGCACCGTGTGCAGCATCTCGAAGGAGGCCTGGTCCGGGCTCTCCCCGTCGGCGCCGCTCCCGAGCCCGGACTGGAACAGCAGCTCATACCCGACCACCGCCTGCTGGCGGTCGAGGATGGGCTGCCGGGCGACGAAGATCTCGCTGGTGACGGATGTGCCGGTGATGGTGCCCTCCCTGGCGGCGGATGGTTTCCGGTCGGCCTCCTGCCGGCCGGAATCCCCGCACTCAGTATCGGACAGGGGGGCGCCGGGCTTGACCCGGCGCGGGATCACTCGGCTACGGCCCGCAGGTGAGCGTGAGGGGCAGGGTCAGCGACCCGCCATTCACCAGGCCGGAGTAGGGCAGCGGCCCGGGATCGGTGCAGGCCGGGGGGAGGTTGGAGAGGGTGATGGTCCCGGTACCGTCACTCACGTCGACATCGAGGGCGGTGAACTGGCCGGCGGCGTCGGTGGCCACGAGGGGCTCCCCCGCGAGCCCGGTGGGCGCCACAGCCACCAGCACGTTGCCGAGCGGAGCCCCCAGGGCGTCGGTCACCGACCCGGTGATGGTCCCGAGGAGCGTGGGTGCCGTGCAGGTGAGCGACAGCCCAAAGCTGGTGACGATCCCTGACTGCACCGTCACCGGGTACCCGGGCTGGGCGCTGCAGATCGGCGGCAGGCCGCTGAGGGTCAGTGACACCGCGCCCACCGGCACGCCGGCCAGGGTGAAGCCCCCGGTGGCGTCGGTGATGGCGGAGGCGCCACCCGGGGTGGCGAGGACGGTGACGCCCGCGAGGGGCCCGAGCGTCGGCGAGCTGATGCTGCCCTGCACCGACCCGAGCGGTGGCGGGCTCAGGTCCGCGAGGTCAGCGGCGACGATCAGCCGGGCGGTGAACTGCCCGACCGTGGGATCGATGTCGAAGCCGACCCGCGACGATGCCGTGGTAGTCCCCGGTGCAATCGCCGCGAACTCCTCGTACCGGAAGCAGTCGTCCGCGCCGACGCAGCTGCTGTCATTGAAGAAGTTCCAGGGCGCGCCATCCCACTCGGGGCTCGCGGCCACCAGCCCACGGCTCGGCAGCACCACGATGACGTCGTTCCCTGATCCCCCGGTGGAGGTGCCCCCGGCGGTCACGGCGATGGCGATGTCATAGGGGAAGAGGAGCGGACCCGTGCTGCCGGGCGGCGGGGCGGGAAAGACCGTCGGACCGACCAGGTCGACGCCCGAGAGCCGGTTGGTGATCGCGATGTCGAAGCTGACCCGGACCTTGCCGGGCTGGAACGCCCCGACCGCGGAGGCGCTGAAGTTCGAGGTGGTCAGCAGGGTGGCGTCGCCGCCGAGGAGCGAGAGGCTCAGCCCGTCCGCACGCTCGTCCATCCCACCGAGGCCGGTCGAGGGCGCGGAGATCCGGATGCGCCCGGTGCGGACGTTGACCTCAGCCAGAAAGGCTGCACGGGCCACGCCGCTGGCCGGCACCTCGGGTACCTCGGGGATGCCGTAGGGGCCGAGCGTCTTCAGTTCTGCCGTGCACCCGAGCACCAGGGACGCGAGCAGGAGCGCAAGCGCGGTGGCGGGGCGACGCGACCGGGGGATTCGCATCAGCCACTCCTCATGAGGGGGTACAAGCTCCCCGCCGGGCGTCACGACGAGGTGACGGCCTGGTGACGCATCGGCCTCGAACCACGAGGCCATGGGCCCCTCAGGGTGCCACCCCGGTCCAGCCGCGACTCCAGCCCGCATACCACGGGACATTGGTCCGGGTGGCGTTGGCCGGTTCCACCGCCCCGACCCAGGTCGGCGTCAGGTCAAAGAACAGGTTGGAGGGTGCCGTTACGGCCCCCGTCACCGCCGGGCTGCCCGGCTGGGGCCGCGTATCGGGCGTCTGGGTGCTGGTGCCCGCCACGAGGATCGGATCCACCTCCCGGTTCTGGAGCACGGGGGTGGTGGCGTAGGCTGCCTCGTCGAGGCAGTCGGCGTCGGCGGCGTAGTTGGGAGTCGCGCCGAAGAAGATCGAATGGTCGAGAAACGCGAGCCCGGCCCCGAACTGGCCGCAGGCGTCCGGCCCCTCCACGTCGAAACCGTCGGCCGCGGTGCCCAGGACGATCGCGTCGCGCAGCGTGGCGGCGGATCCATCCTGCAGCACGAAGCCCCGGCCGCCTCCCACGCTGTTGCCGATAACGGTCACGTGGTAAAGGTCCGGCTCGGAGCGCGGCAGGGTGTTGGGCGCCCCAACCAGATTGCCGCCGAGGATGGCGTCGGCGCCGTTCTGGGGCACCTGCACCTGCAGGAACTGCACGCCGCCGCCGATGCCGTTGCCACCCCAGCCGTGTTCCCAGTGCAGGCCGGCCCCGAAGTTCCCGGTGGCCACCACATGACGCAGGTTCACGTTGCCGCCGGAGACATAGACGCCGTCGCCCAGGGAGCCGTGCACCTGCACCTGATCGATGGTGGTCCCGCTGCCCACGCCGAGCAGCGCCAGGCCACCCACGGGGCCGGTGCCGACGCCCATGCCGGCGTACTCGATGCGGGTGTACTCGATGGCCCCGGTGGTGTCTTCCACCAGGCAGCCCCCGTACAGCTCGGTGGTCCCGATGCTGAACTTCTCGGGGCAGAAGCCGGTGGTGCCGGGATCGGAGTGGTTGAGCAGCGCCAGCCCGTTCAGCACGATGCCGCCCCAGCACCCCGGCGACTTGGTGGCGCCCTTGCAGGTGAAGATGATGGGCTCGATGCGGGTGCCGCGAATCAGGACGTTCCCCGCCCGGGCCACCACCAGGGCGCCACGGGTGGCGGGGTCGCCCTCGACCTGGGTGCCGGGCTGGACGGTCAGGGTGGCACCGGGGCCGACGATCACGCTGCCCTGCAGTTCGTACACCGTGTCCCGGTAGAGCGTCCGGCTGGTGGCGAGCAGCCCGCTGAGGACGGCCGTGAAGGGTCGCGGCGTGCGCCCCGGCACCAGCTCACCGGGAATGGCGCGATCGTTGCCGACCGCCTCGTTGTTGATCTCCACTGCGTCGAGGACCGTGATGCCGTAGCTGCCATCGGGGTTCCGCCCCGGCGGGATCGGGTCCCCGGCCTCGCCGAGGCCGGGGCCGTTGGCGGGGGCCACATCGCCGGCGATGACGTAGTCGCGATTCACCTCGGTGAGCAGCGCGCGATTCCCCACCGCCAGGTTGGCCACCGCGGAGGCGTCAAGCACATCGACGGTGCTGTTGAGGGTCACGTCGCCGAACCTGAACCCCTGCCCCGCAATCCGCGGCAGGACCCGCTCGGTGAGCCGGAAGTAGGCCCACCAGTCCTCCAGGGTCCGGGGCGCCACCGCGGCGGGCGCCACCGCCCGGACCTCGAGCGGCAGTCGTTCAGCGCGGTACAGCGCCTGGCCCGCCGGCGTGGCCGCTTCCTCCAGGTCATAGCCGAGCCGGTCCGCCCACCCCGGGCGGAGCACCTCGAACCGCAGGTCGGCGGTGACCTCCGGCAAGCCGGCCAGCCGGAGGCTTGCCACCCGGAGTTCGCCCGCGCCGGCACGCTCGCTGTTGACGAGGATGAAGGCCTCTCCCTCCAGGGGCTGGCCGAGATAGCGCAGCGCCGTGGCGTCGAAGCGGAGCGTCCCCTGCACGCCGGCCAGCGGTCCGCGGTCGGTCCGCCGCACCAGCGGCAACAGGGCCACGGTGTCGCCCGGGAGGGCGACGGCGCGGCTGACCGCCAGGCCCACCGCGAGGGGCTCCGTCACCGGGCTCGTCCCCGATGGGAGCAGGTCGCGGCTGCACCCGGCGGCGGCGAGGGCGGCCGTGGCCAGCCAGAGGGCGGCGAGCGCCTGGCGCCGGCCCGGCTCACTGGAAGAGGTCATTGTCCTCGATCCTCGTGAAGTTGCCGTTCTGGTCGAAGAGGTACAGGATCACCGAGTAGTAGTCGTAGTACTGCGGCCGGCCGCCGCCGAGGGGGATGGTCGGCACCAGCACATCGCCCTCGAAGCCGAAGGCGTTGAACACCCCCACGTCGGGGCGCCCGTCTGGGGTAAAGAGGATGCCGTCGCGGAGGGTGGC
The Gemmatimonadota bacterium DNA segment above includes these coding regions:
- a CDS encoding HDOD domain-containing protein, whose product is MIPRRVKPGAPLSDTECGDSGRQEADRKPSAAREGTITGTSVTSEIFVARQPILDRQQAVVGYELLFQSGLGSGADGESPDQASFEMLHTVLLGFGLDALLGDKLGFVKVAHDVLMQELYLVLPRERTVLELVETVEPSAEVLEACRALKSAGYRLALDDFVRRPALAPMADLADIIKVDWQATTEAERRALVREFAPRKVQLVAEGVETREAFAAAVEEGFTLYQGYFFCEPELLRTPDVPAFKRNCVQFMTELHRPELDFDRLERVIKQEVALAVKLLRYLNSAGFGWRHEVTSIKHALRVLGERAARKWCSLIALTVLGSDKPSELVVTSLVRAQFLEQVGREAGLGSRDMDLFLTGLLSTLDSLLGQPMEEALAHMPVSNEIRHTLCGRRTSLSAVWALALAYERGQWGELKELAEQADVSVGRLPGLYRNSVQWVNRIFRG
- a CDS encoding carboxypeptidase regulatory-like domain-containing protein, which codes for MRIPRSRRPATALALLLASLVLGCTAELKTLGPYGIPEVPEVPASGVARAAFLAEVNVRTGRIRISAPSTGLGGMDERADGLSLSLLGGDATLLTTSNFSASAVGAFQPGKVRVSFDIAITNRLSGVDLVGPTVFPAPPPGSTGPLLFPYDIAIAVTAGGTSTGGSGNDVIVVLPSRGLVAASPEWDGAPWNFFNDSSCVGADDCFRYEEFAAIAPGTTTASSRVGFDIDPTVGQFTARLIVAADLADLSPPPLGSVQGSISSPTLGPLAGVTVLATPGGASAITDATGGFTLAGVPVGAVSLTLSGLPPICSAQPGYPVTVQSGIVTSFGLSLTCTAPTLLGTITGSVTDALGAPLGNVLVAVAPTGLAGEPLVATDAAGQFTALDVDVSDGTGTITLSNLPPACTDPGPLPYSGLVNGGSLTLPLTLTCGP